The proteins below are encoded in one region of Hyalangium gracile:
- a CDS encoding NADH-quinone oxidoreductase subunit A: MSTPLAPYLPMAVVLLLSGILALIIPTLAGLLGPRRPSAVKSATFEAGSESSGLARQRFAVKFYVVALLFIVFDVEAVFLYPWAVNFQALGWFGYAEMVVFAATLVVGLIYVWKKGALEWEH; the protein is encoded by the coding sequence ATGAGCACTCCCCTCGCTCCCTATCTGCCAATGGCCGTGGTGCTGCTGCTGTCGGGCATCCTGGCGCTGATCATCCCCACGCTCGCGGGCCTGCTCGGTCCCCGTCGGCCCAGCGCCGTGAAGTCGGCCACCTTCGAGGCCGGCTCCGAGTCGAGCGGTCTGGCGCGCCAGCGCTTCGCGGTGAAGTTCTACGTGGTGGCGCTGCTGTTCATCGTGTTCGACGTGGAAGCCGTGTTCCTGTACCCCTGGGCGGTGAACTTCCAGGCGCTCGGCTGGTTCGGCTACGCCGAGATGGTGGTTTTCGCGGCGACGCTGGTGGTGGGCCTTATCTACGTATGGAAGAAGGGCGCTCTCGAGTGGGAGCACTGA
- a CDS encoding methyl-accepting chemotaxis protein encodes MWGRLSLRWQVALAVLVPSLVISALSSFYFPKQQGEIGLNRLRERAKAVGLLAQEQTASILEGPEAERQERFRHLFALVDKGGNVVSQAVLEPNGSPLIQHGAALPSGLSSSRASEGCADALIKDKDEDKDVLVVRCALANGRSYVMGLNSSVVGQDVQAFMAPGALVFAGAALVGLVLAFFIGRAITEPVSRMTRAAQDVAKGDVSRSELDVTQAAGEVKMMAQSFSEMLGTLRGTVAELVSRTEQLSSASRGLTGASADQEHVISQQAAYAQQIAATFEELSRTAEQISSSTEVVESSARRTHEAVAEAMAVVAQVVAGINDIRIESKGVADAIVGLNQDLQQVSKIAQVINQVAERSDLLALNAALEGTKAGEVGRGFSLVAAEMRKLAENVSGSARDIARIVEKVQDSGEEAATKARVGMATSDRGVEVAEQASSVFERIVELARGTSEAARQITIATRQQRQSSEQAVQGARNVAELVKQGVDATGRTTRIAQDLQAVAEGLTAVTSRFKVARD; translated from the coding sequence ATGTGGGGTCGGCTCAGTCTTCGGTGGCAGGTCGCGCTGGCGGTGCTGGTGCCCTCCCTCGTCATTTCCGCCCTCAGCAGCTTCTACTTCCCGAAGCAGCAGGGGGAGATCGGGCTGAACCGGTTGAGGGAGCGCGCCAAGGCCGTGGGGCTGCTCGCCCAGGAGCAGACGGCGTCCATCCTCGAGGGGCCCGAGGCCGAGCGCCAGGAGCGCTTCAGGCACCTGTTCGCCCTGGTGGACAAGGGCGGCAACGTGGTGAGCCAGGCGGTGCTCGAGCCCAACGGCAGCCCGCTCATCCAGCACGGCGCCGCCCTGCCGTCGGGGCTGAGCTCGAGCCGGGCCTCCGAGGGGTGCGCGGACGCGCTCATCAAGGACAAGGACGAGGACAAGGACGTCCTCGTGGTGCGCTGCGCGCTGGCCAATGGGCGCAGCTACGTGATGGGCCTGAACTCCTCCGTCGTGGGGCAAGACGTCCAAGCCTTCATGGCGCCGGGGGCGCTCGTCTTCGCGGGCGCGGCGCTGGTGGGCCTGGTGCTGGCCTTCTTCATCGGCCGGGCCATCACCGAGCCCGTGTCGCGGATGACGCGAGCGGCGCAGGACGTGGCCAAGGGGGACGTGTCCCGCAGCGAGCTGGACGTCACCCAGGCGGCCGGCGAGGTGAAGATGATGGCGCAGAGCTTCAGCGAGATGCTGGGCACGCTGCGCGGCACGGTGGCGGAGCTGGTGTCGCGCACCGAGCAGCTCTCCAGCGCCTCGCGTGGGCTGACGGGGGCCTCCGCGGACCAGGAGCACGTCATCAGCCAGCAGGCGGCGTACGCGCAGCAGATCGCCGCCACCTTCGAGGAGCTGAGCCGCACCGCCGAGCAGATCTCCAGCTCCACCGAGGTGGTGGAGTCCTCCGCCCGCCGCACGCACGAGGCGGTGGCCGAGGCGATGGCCGTGGTGGCGCAGGTGGTGGCCGGCATCAACGACATCCGCATCGAGTCCAAGGGCGTGGCGGACGCCATCGTCGGGCTGAACCAGGACCTGCAGCAGGTGTCGAAGATCGCCCAGGTCATCAACCAGGTGGCGGAGCGCTCGGACCTGCTGGCGCTCAACGCGGCGCTCGAGGGCACCAAGGCGGGCGAGGTGGGGCGGGGCTTCTCGCTGGTGGCCGCGGAGATGCGCAAGCTGGCCGAGAACGTGTCGGGCTCGGCGCGGGACATCGCCCGCATCGTCGAGAAGGTGCAGGACTCGGGCGAGGAGGCCGCCACCAAGGCGCGCGTGGGCATGGCCACCTCGGATCGCGGCGTGGAGGTGGCCGAGCAGGCCTCGTCCGTGTTCGAGCGCATCGTCGAGCTGGCGCGCGGCACCAGCGAGGCGGCGCGGCAGATCACCATCGCCACGCGCCAGCAGCGCCAGTCCAGCGAGCAGGCCGTGCAGGGCGCGCGCAACGTGGCCGAGCTGGTGAAGCAGGGCGTGGACGCCACCGGCCGCACCACGCGCATCGCCCAGGATCTGCAGGCGGTGGCCGAGGGGCTCACCGCCGTCACCAGCCGCTTCAAGGTGGCGCGCGACTGA